The window CCTGATCACCTGCAAAATATCGATGATTGAATTTGTCAAAAGTTTCTGATTTAAAGTAGGTTTTCCCACCGTAAAATCCTTTTTGAAGGTACATCTGCATCATTTTAGCCACATCGTTTGCTGTTGAAAAAAGTCCAGCGTGACCACCTATACCACCTTGCATCGCCGCACCTTGGTCGTGAACATAACCACGGATTTGCTGTCTTCTGAAGGTCTGATCATTTTCAGTGGGGGCGATTTTATTTTTGGGGAATTTCTTTAAAGGCAAATACGTAGTGTGCGTCATACCCATAGACTGGTAAAAATGATCTTGTGTCAATTCATCCAGATTTTTCTTGTAATGCGATTCTAGATAATTCTTTAATATGTAATAAGGTAAATCACTGTATTTGTAATTGAGTTTGTCCAGCAACTCACTATTTGCTATTCGATTGAAAATAGTGTCCTTAACCATGGTACTGGCATAAAAGTGATCGGCTACTTCTATTGGATAAATGTCACTTCTAGTCGTAGAATAATACTCTTTTAAAGGTGTTGAATCTAAGCTGTCTAAGGTGTATTTATAAAAAGGAATCCATGCCTGTAATCGTGCATAGTGAGAAAGCATTTCCTTCAGCTTGATATCAGATTTATTAGTATGAGCAAGTTTAGCGTTTAATTTGCTCAAAGGTTCATTTAAGGAAATCACCTTACGATCTACCAGTTCCATCACCAGTGGTAAAGTCGCTAGAATTTTAGTGACTGATGCGATATCATACAAGTCTGTAGAAGACACAGGATCATCCTTTCCATAAGTATGTCCTCCATAAGTTTTATCAAAAATTACTTTTCCTTTACGCGCTACGAGAATTTGCATTCCAGGCGCTCCTTTGTTTTCAATTGTATATCGTGCAACCGAATCAATTTTAGCAAGTATTGCGGCTTTCATACCCACACTCGCAGGTGTATCGCCGTAAGACAGTCTACTAATTCCGTCCAACTGTAAACCATCACCTACATCAAATTTTCCTGCAGATACAGGCAGTCTACCCTTGATAGCTCTCGCGCCAAAAATCATTTGAGCACTAATTTGCTGGCTCCAATCGCTGTTTTGATACGACATGAGGATTGCTTCCATTGGGGCAGTGGCTTTAAGCTGGCTCAGCATATATGGATTCACAAAAGCATCAAAAATGACTCGGTGTTTCTTGCTTATTTCAGTTAACCAATTCAACTCTTTCGCTGTCAGTTTGTATGATTTCCAAGGCGTTTCATTACTGCGATGTGCACCTATGATTACGGTATTATAATCTGACAACATTTCTAGCATGGTGTTCAAATCATCTGTGATGATTTGATCGACATTGGCATACTTATTCAATTCCTTTAAAAACACAGCTCCAGAATCATCCCCTAAATGGACGTAAGCGATCCTTTTAGTCTCCAAGTTCTTGATGGGAAGTATTTTCTTTTCGTTTTTTAATAAAGTAATCGCTTGTTCCATGGCAGATTCATAAACCATATCATCTTCCTCCGTATGTAAATCTGCTACTAGATGTTCAGTATCTATGGGAACATATTGATGAAGACCTACTTTGTATTTGGCCATCAAAATCTTGCGAACACTTACCTCTAAGCGCTCCTTAGTGATTTCTCCCGTCTTGATAGCAGCATTGATCTTAGCAATTGCGGTTGGAATATCTTCAGAAATCAATAGCACATCGTTACCAGCCTTAAACGCTGCTAGATCAATATCTCCAGGTTTACTGAAGTTGCTCGCTCCTTTCATATTCAAAGCATCAGTAAAAATGAGACCTTCAAACTTGAGTTTATCAATAAGAAGATCTGTAACTACCTTCTTGCTGATGCTGGTTGGGTAACCTGATCTAGATTCTAAACTTGGTATATTTAAATGTGCCACCATCACACTAGCCAGACCATGATTA of the Nonlabens marinus S1-08 genome contains:
- a CDS encoding glycoside hydrolase family 3 N-terminal domain-containing protein, coding for MGTVLDFLCLQAFKKIMMKNMYWLLMVFAFAKANSQQTLNPLVTIDQDAQKHWVDSVYSSLSQEERIGQLFMVDLFSNKEAAHVNKVRKLVEQQKIGGIIFSKGGPLQQAHLTNELQSKSKTPLMIAMDAEWGLAMRLDSVYAFPWNMTLGAARTSTSSYEVGKRIGEHCKRLGVHINFAPDVDINTNPDNPIIGNRSFGENKENVTQKSYAFMNGMQSTGTLACAKHFPGHGDTDQDSHKTLPTVDFTAARIDSIELYPYRRLINHGLASVMVAHLNIPSLESRSGYPTSISKKVVTDLLIDKLKFEGLIFTDALNMKGASNFSKPGDIDLAAFKAGNDVLLISEDIPTAIAKINAAIKTGEITKERLEVSVRKILMAKYKVGLHQYVPIDTEHLVADLHTEEDDMVYESAMEQAITLLKNEKKILPIKNLETKRIAYVHLGDDSGAVFLKELNKYANVDQIITDDLNTMLEMLSDYNTVIIGAHRSNETPWKSYKLTAKELNWLTEISKKHRVIFDAFVNPYMLSQLKATAPMEAILMSYQNSDWSQQISAQMIFGARAIKGRLPVSAGKFDVGDGLQLDGISRLSYGDTPASVGMKAAILAKIDSVARYTIENKGAPGMQILVARKGKVIFDKTYGGHTYGKDDPVSSTDLYDIASVTKILATLPLVMELVDRKVISLNEPLSKLNAKLAHTNKSDIKLKEMLSHYARLQAWIPFYKYTLDSLDSTPLKEYYSTTRSDIYPIEVADHFYASTMVKDTIFNRIANSELLDKLNYKYSDLPYYILKNYLESHYKKNLDELTQDHFYQSMGMTHTTYLPLKKFPKNKIAPTENDQTFRRQQIRGYVHDQGAAMQGGIGGHAGLFSTANDVAKMMQMYLQKGFYGGKTYFKSETFDKFNHRYFAGDQVRRGIGLDKPALDSVGNTCNCTSDSSFGHSGFTGAFTWADPKEELVYVFLSNRVYPDADNRFLISKNIRTNIQQIIYDSIIQ